GAAGCCGTAGATTATCAGAATCAGACCCCGCTGCACGCTGCGGTCAACTATTACCGTACACAGGCGGTACGGGATCTGGTGGCCCACGGCGCCAATGTCCATGCGGTGAATAAGTCGGGGAACACACCGCTGTCTAAGGCCCTATTGCAATGCCGGAATAGCGATATCGCCGACATGCTGGAAATCTCGCACATCCTGCTGGATGCCGGGGCGGTGATCACACCGGAGATGAAGGAATCTGTGAAGAATATCGGCAAGAGCTTTGAATTCTCCAGATCCAATTTCAATAAAGAGCGCTTAAGCGAAACCGCCGAGGCCCTGGACTCACTGTACAAGCTATTCGATGTGGAGCCTGTAGCAGCGCGGGTGATGCATGACGGCGTTTCCAGGATCGAGGTAAACAGCACAAGATGGCAGGATCAGCACCAGGAGCTCTGGGAATTACTAATCCCGGCATCAGGACATGCGCTCACCGTACAGGGAGAGGTCATTCGCATCACCGGCCGGATCTCACATGAAATCATGAATAACGGCGGAGGCAACTGGGATGCCGATTTCCGTAAAATGCTGAAGGCGCTGCTCCTGCACTTCGCCTCGGGCACACCACTGGACCCTACGCACCTGAAGGAAGCGGCGGATTTAGCCGGATACCTGCGCCATGGCAACGGCAATGATGAGCCGGCCAGATTATGCGAATTGGCCGTGAATTGGGTACTTGCCAATCCACAGCCCGTTTCGTTGCCGCAACCGGATTACAAACGCTAAACGCTGAGACATCCAGTACTTGTCCTGCTATCTATGAAGAAGAGGCTCCCTTGGAGAGCATAATATTCAGAATGG
This genomic interval from Paenibacillus sp. FSL H8-0332 contains the following:
- a CDS encoding ankyrin repeat domain-containing protein, whose protein sequence is MGKKRITLPADFRELVKSGDIDALKAVFEKCDWNATLGSYKEPALSIRQIPDELVRWLVEQGADINARDKYQRTPLYSQAGTWSGNIPLFLELGAELEAVDYQNQTPLHAAVNYYRTQAVRDLVAHGANVHAVNKSGNTPLSKALLQCRNSDIADMLEISHILLDAGAVITPEMKESVKNIGKSFEFSRSNFNKERLSETAEALDSLYKLFDVEPVAARVMHDGVSRIEVNSTRWQDQHQELWELLIPASGHALTVQGEVIRITGRISHEIMNNGGGNWDADFRKMLKALLLHFASGTPLDPTHLKEAADLAGYLRHGNGNDEPARLCELAVNWVLANPQPVSLPQPDYKR